A genomic region of Rhodococcus oxybenzonivorans contains the following coding sequences:
- a CDS encoding DUF4193 domain-containing protein — protein MATDYDAPRVTESDEADTSLEQLTASRKDTQSPVVDVEDADTAESFELPGADLSGEELTVRVIPKQADEFTCTSCFLVHHRSRIADAAQLICRDCA, from the coding sequence ATGGCCACCGATTACGACGCCCCCAGAGTCACCGAATCCGACGAGGCGGACACCTCCCTCGAACAGCTGACCGCCAGCCGGAAAGACACCCAGTCCCCCGTCGTGGACGTCGAGGACGCCGACACCGCCGAGTCCTTCGAACTGCCCGGCGCCGACCTGTCCGGCGAAGAACTCACCGTCCGCGTCATCCCGAAGCAGGCCGATGAATTCACCTGCACCAGTTGCTTCCTCGTCCACCACCGCAGCCGCATCGCCGACGCCGCACAGCTGATCTGCCGCGACTGCGCCTGA